The following is a genomic window from Parabacteroides johnsonii DSM 18315.
TCATCTCGGTTGAGATCCCGAAAAACCATTCTGTCATGTTCGGCTCGTTAAGCGGTTCCAAATTAGGAATCTGGGTGGCTCACGGCGAGGGCAAATTCTCTTTCCCGTATGAAGAAAAAGAATACCATATCGCACTTAAATACAACTACGAAGGCTATCCTGCCAACCCGAACGGTTCGCCTTGGTCGGTTGCCGGTGTCTGCTCGCACGACGGACGCCATCTGGCTATGATGCCTCACTTGGAACGTGCGATGTTCCCATGGCAATGCGGTTACTATCCTGAAGATCGGCGAGGCAGCGACGAAGTCACTCCTTGGATCGAAGGTTTCGTGAACGCACGGAAGTGGATAGAAGAGCATAAGAAATAAGCGCTTATCGGATCATCATCCGACAGGCATTCATTAGAAAAGGGACAGGCATCGAATGGAGTTCGAATACCTGTCCCTTTTTATTTTCAGGCTGGGACGACAATTAAGTTCCTTTCCTATACATTTCTCCCGGATTAATCCCTATCTTCGCAAAAGAATATAAACCTTTACTGAAATTTACGAGAAATGGAAGAATTACAAGTTATCCAGAACAAGATTTATGAGATCAGAGGTACGAAAGTCATGTTAGACTTCGATCTGGCAGAAATATATCAGGTCGAAACCCGTGTATTGAACCAAGCCGTAAAGCGCAATATTGCACGATTTCCTGAAGACTTTATGTTTCAATTGACAAATACAGAGTTAGACATCATGTCATCACAAAATGTGATGACATTAAAAGCCAAACGCCCCAAATCTGCTCTACCGTTCGCTTTTACGGAACATGGCGTCATCATGCTCGCAAGCGTATTAAGAAGCGAGATTGCCATACAAACCAGCATTCTAATCACCCGCGCTTTTGTCGCCATCCGGAAACTTGTATCTACCCCGCCGACAGACAAAATAACAGAAATCCAGCAAGAAATAAAAGAACTGAAAGAATACATCGAAGAAGCCTTTACCGACTACAACGACATCAACGAAGACACGCGTATGCAACTGGAACTCATCAACCAAACGATTGCCGAACTGCAAAGTAAAAAAGCCTTCAACGATAAACTACGGCCAAGGATTGGCTTTGTGAAATAGAATCTCTATCTTCGCGGCCTAAACAATAAACAAGTACACTGATTCATGAAAAAGTTGCTATTTATCCTCCTTACAGCAGGTCTTATACTGGGATTTAGCTCTTGTTCCCACAAAGACATTCCGAATAATGCACTGACATTGATCCCACAGCCCCAAGAAATGAAGGTAGGGGCGGATCACTTCAAACTGACTCGCCGGGCAGCTATCACACTCGACACCTCCAATCCTCAGTTAATGGGGATAGCTCGGTATTTCAACAATAAGGTTACTTCCGCAACAGGCTTTGAGATTCCGGTTGAGAAGCATGGCAATATTGAATTTAAGTTGACTGACGATACCGCTCTCGGCGCAGAAGGATATCGCTTGCAGGTAAAACATGGCGATATCATCATCACCGCCCATCAGCCGGCCGGGATTTTCTACGGGGTACAAACTTTATTGCAGATGCTTCCCCCCGAAATAAAAAGCAGCCGGGAACAAAAAGGTATCGACTGGACGATTCCCTGCGCCGACATCACCGACAAACCTCAGTTTGCCTGGCGCGGACTTATGCTTGACGTCAGCCGTCACTGGTTCACCAAAGAGGAAGTGAAGAAATACATCGATGAGCTGGCAGAATACAAAATGAATGTATTCCACTGGCACCTGACCGACGATCAAGGATGGCGTCTGGAGATAAAATCCCTGCCACGCCTGACGGAAGTTGGCGCCTGGCGTGCTCCACGTGTCGGACAATGGTGGCAACGCGAACCACAACAACCAGGAGAAGAAACGACCTACGGAGGTTTCTACACACAGGAAGACGTGAAGGAAGTGCTGGCATACGCTGCAGAACGCTACGTGCGCGTCATCCCTGAAATAGACGTACCGGGACATAGCCTGGCTGCACTTGTCGCCTATCCTGATCTGGCGTGTATGAAAGCACCGTCGGCTGTCGGGGTCGGCAACAAGTTTTACGGCGAAGACGAAAACACGCTCTGTGTCGGCAAAGATGCAACTTTCGAGTTTATGGACAAGGTCTTGACAGAAGTAGCCGCCCTGTTTCCGGATGAATACGTCCATATCGGGGGCGACGAATGTTTCAAAGGTTTTTGGCACAAATGCCCGCGTTGCCAAGCTCGCATGAAAGCGGAAAACCTGAAGAACGAAAACGAATTGCAGAGTTACTTTATCCATCGTATGGAAAGCATTCTGAAAGAGAAAGGGAAAAAGCTGATCGGCTGGGACGAGATTATCGACGGCGGCCTGGCTCCCGATGCTACCGTTATGAGCTGGCGCGGGATGGAAGGCGGAATCAAATCGGCAAAAGCCGGTCATCATGTGATTATGACACCGACCGAACATTGTTACATCGACCTCTGGCAAGGAGAGCCGTCTGTCGAACCAGATACCTACTTCATGTGCCGCCTGAAAGATTCCTACAGCTTCAACCCAGTTCCCGACAGTGTGCCGGCCGAGATGATATTAGGAGGACAAGGCAATCTCTGGGCTGAATCCGTCCCCACTTTCCGACATGCTGAATATATGACCTGGCCACGCGGATGGGCGCTTGCCGAAGTCCTTTGGACCGGACCATCCAAGACAGATTGGGATCGGTTCTGGCCACGTGTCGAACAACATTTCGTTCGTGCAGACCTGGCACAAATCAACTATGCACGCAGCATGTACAATGCAATCGTCACTCCCTACTATACTGAAGACGGAGCCTTAGAGATCAAACTGGATAGCGAACCGGGCAACCTCGACATCCACTATACATTCGACAATACGGATCCCGACAACTTCACTTCGAAGTATGAAGCTCCGCTCCGGATACCCAAGAATGCGACTTGGTTGCGTATTGTCACTTATCGGGACAACAAGCCGATTGGTAAAGTCATCACACTGACAATCAAAGAGCTTGAAAAGCGTGCGGAAAATACCCGCCATGTCGTCGGCAACTTGTAACACAAATGTAACATATATGTCGTAAATGCGAAACAGCATTCTCGTTCCTTTGCAAACAAAATCATAGAGTCCAAAAAGTTAGGAATGAAATCAGGAAAGATTATTGCGCTTGGCCTGTTGGCGCTGCTTCCATTTGCGATGAAGGCACAGGAAGCTCAGGAAATAGAGAAGCTGAATGCTCGTGTCGATTCACTTTCGCAGGAAACGACGACTCTGGATAAAATCGTCCAGAAACTCAGCAAGTTCAAAGTATCCGCTTATATCCAGGGGCAATTCCAATATGGCCAGGAAGATGCCACCTTGAAAGTAGGCGACAAGAACGAACATGAAGACAAAGGTTTCAACCGTTTCGGTATCCGCCGCGGACGGTTGAAATTCGAATATAACGACGGTATCGGAACCGGCGCCGTACAGATCGAGGCCAACGACAAAGGCGTCAGTTTTCGCGACCTTTACATCGGTATAAAAGATCCCTGGACAAAACGGAGCCAACTGATGGCGGGTGTTTTCAACCGTCCTTTCGGTCACGAAATCGGCTACTCGACAAGCGGATTGGAATCTCCCGAACGTGCCACCATCATCCAATACTTCTTCCCGGACGAACGCGATTTAGGTGCCATGCTGACGCTCCGAGCCAAAGAGACAAGCCCGATCGGCTTTCTCCGTCTCGACGCCGGACTATTCGCCGGTAACAGCATCAATCGCGAAACCGACAGTCGCAAAGACTTCATCGGCCGCTTAGGAGCCGAAAAGAAAATCGGTAACTGGGGAAAATGGGGATTAGGCGCCTCCTACTATAACGGCGGGGTTTACAACCCGACCACCACAGCTTACGAACTCCAGGGTAAAAAATTCATCGCAATCGACAAAGGAGAAACCGGTACATACATGAAACGTGAGTACATCGGCTTGGACGCACAGTTCTCATTCAAAAACAGCTGGGGAACGACCACTCTGCGCGGTGAAGGACTGTTAGGAACACAACCGGGTATCGCCAGCAGCAGCAAAAGCCCCAACACAGGGACACGTCCGGCCAACGAACCGGAAAACTCCCTGTTCAAACGTCCTTTCATCGGCTATTTTTTCTATTTGGTGCACGACATCGGGACCACTCCTTTCTCTGCCGTCCTGAAATACGATGCTTATGATCCCAACACCAAGTTGAAAGGAAATGAGATCGGCGTTGAAAACAGCTTGACCTCCAAGACCGACCTCGCCCAAAGCACACTCGGCATCGGCGCTTTGTACCGTTTCAACAAACATATCCGCGTGCAAGCTTATTACGAATTCAACTTCAACGAAAAGAGCGACTTCGTAAAGGGATATGAAAAGGATAGGAAAGACGACGTATTCACCTTGCGTCTGCAATATAAGTTTTAATACAAACGTAATATCTGTTTCACACTCTTGCAATACTCCTGTATTTACTTTGCATACAGAAAATTAATTCAAAACAGAGTAATGAAAAAGACAATTGTTATGGCCGCAATGGCCGCCTGTATGTTTGTATCAAATGTGTTTGCACAGAAAATCAAAGGAAGCGACACTTGCCTTCCTTTAAGCCAGACGGAAGCAGAAAACTTCATCAACAAAAATAAATCGGCTAAGATAACCGTGACAGGAGGCGGTTCCGGCGTTGGCATCTCAGCCCTGATGGAAGGGACAACCGATATCGCCATGTCTTCCCGTAAGATGAAATTCGACGAAAAGGTCAAACTCCAGGAAGCGAAGAAAAGCACCAAAGAGGTGGTGATCGCTTATGATGCACTGGCGGTAGTCGTACACCCGTCCAATAAAATATCCAACCTGACGCGTGAGCAGCTGGAAGGCATTTTCACTGGAAAGATCAAGAACTGGAAAGAAGTAGGTGGCGCCGACATGAAGATCGTTGCCTACTCGCGCGAAACTTCTTCCGGAACATACGAGTTCTTTAAGGAAAGCGTTCTGAAGAACAAGAACTATATGAACGGCATCCTCAGTATGCCCGCAACAGGAGCCATCATCCAGTCCGTCAGCCAGACGAAAGGAGCAATAGGTTATGTAGGATTAGCTTACATCAACAAAGAAGTAAAACCGATCCATGTCTCTTACGATGCAGGCAAAACATTCACCGAGCCATCCTTTGAAAATGCAAAAAGCAAGGCATACCCGATCGTCCGTCCGTTGTTCTATTACTACGATGTAAAAAATGAAGGCAAAGTGAAACCCTTTATCGATTACATCTTATCGGCTGAAGGACAAGCAACGGTTAAACAAGTCGGTTATATCCCTGTCAAATAAGTTCAAACCATCCAATTCCTGCACCCGACGCAGGATCGTGTTAAAGAAAGGGTGTGTGTCAAAATCCCCTTGTCTCCACACTTGATGCGGGACCGCAAAAGGACAGACCTTATCAATCAGATTTTTATAGGTCGGTTTTAATGCGATCCCGCGAGGGGCGCGGGAACAGGATAGTTTCGACACACCTCCTTCTTTTTTGTATCCCGACGTCAAACGTGGAAGAAAGAAGAATGAGATGCACAATTATTATTTATTTGTGCAATAATATTAGCCAATTCTGCACATTCTTTGGTTTATTGTGCTACCTTTGCCACATATATTTTTTATTTACACATTTTACTTACATGAAGACATTAACAATCGGGGATCTGAAAGCCCGCATTCCAATCATCCAGGGTGGAATGGGCGTAGGAATCTCTCTCTCCGGCTTAGCCTCAGCCGTTGCAAATGAAGGTGGGATTGGCGTTATCTCCGCCGCCGGTCTCGGTCTCTTATATAAGAAACTTTCTCCCAACTACACCGAAGCCGGAAATCTGGGCCTTGCCGCCGAGATCCGGAAAGCCCGCGAAAAGGCTAAAGGCATTATCGGTGTGAACGTGATGGTCGCACTATCGGACTTCGCCGAACTGGTAAAAACCAGTATTGCGGAAAAGGTAGACATCATTTTCAGTGGTGCCGGACTTCCTTTGGACTTGCCGTCTTTCCTGAAGAAAGACAGCGTGACGAAGCTGGTTCCTATCGTTTCCAGCGCACGTGCCGTCCGCATCATCTGCGAGAAATGGAAAAACAACTACGACTACCTTCCCGATGCTGTCGTGCTGGAAGGCCC
Proteins encoded in this region:
- a CDS encoding ORF6N domain-containing protein → MEELQVIQNKIYEIRGTKVMLDFDLAEIYQVETRVLNQAVKRNIARFPEDFMFQLTNTELDIMSSQNVMTLKAKRPKSALPFAFTEHGVIMLASVLRSEIAIQTSILITRAFVAIRKLVSTPPTDKITEIQQEIKELKEYIEEAFTDYNDINEDTRMQLELINQTIAELQSKKAFNDKLRPRIGFVK
- a CDS encoding beta-N-acetylhexosaminidase; this translates as MKKLLFILLTAGLILGFSSCSHKDIPNNALTLIPQPQEMKVGADHFKLTRRAAITLDTSNPQLMGIARYFNNKVTSATGFEIPVEKHGNIEFKLTDDTALGAEGYRLQVKHGDIIITAHQPAGIFYGVQTLLQMLPPEIKSSREQKGIDWTIPCADITDKPQFAWRGLMLDVSRHWFTKEEVKKYIDELAEYKMNVFHWHLTDDQGWRLEIKSLPRLTEVGAWRAPRVGQWWQREPQQPGEETTYGGFYTQEDVKEVLAYAAERYVRVIPEIDVPGHSLAALVAYPDLACMKAPSAVGVGNKFYGEDENTLCVGKDATFEFMDKVLTEVAALFPDEYVHIGGDECFKGFWHKCPRCQARMKAENLKNENELQSYFIHRMESILKEKGKKLIGWDEIIDGGLAPDATVMSWRGMEGGIKSAKAGHHVIMTPTEHCYIDLWQGEPSVEPDTYFMCRLKDSYSFNPVPDSVPAEMILGGQGNLWAESVPTFRHAEYMTWPRGWALAEVLWTGPSKTDWDRFWPRVEQHFVRADLAQINYARSMYNAIVTPYYTEDGALEIKLDSEPGNLDIHYTFDNTDPDNFTSKYEAPLRIPKNATWLRIVTYRDNKPIGKVITLTIKELEKRAENTRHVVGNL
- a CDS encoding porin family protein: MKSGKIIALGLLALLPFAMKAQEAQEIEKLNARVDSLSQETTTLDKIVQKLSKFKVSAYIQGQFQYGQEDATLKVGDKNEHEDKGFNRFGIRRGRLKFEYNDGIGTGAVQIEANDKGVSFRDLYIGIKDPWTKRSQLMAGVFNRPFGHEIGYSTSGLESPERATIIQYFFPDERDLGAMLTLRAKETSPIGFLRLDAGLFAGNSINRETDSRKDFIGRLGAEKKIGNWGKWGLGASYYNGGVYNPTTTAYELQGKKFIAIDKGETGTYMKREYIGLDAQFSFKNSWGTTTLRGEGLLGTQPGIASSSKSPNTGTRPANEPENSLFKRPFIGYFFYLVHDIGTTPFSAVLKYDAYDPNTKLKGNEIGVENSLTSKTDLAQSTLGIGALYRFNKHIRVQAYYEFNFNEKSDFVKGYEKDRKDDVFTLRLQYKF
- a CDS encoding phosphate ABC transporter substrate-binding protein — protein: MKKTIVMAAMAACMFVSNVFAQKIKGSDTCLPLSQTEAENFINKNKSAKITVTGGGSGVGISALMEGTTDIAMSSRKMKFDEKVKLQEAKKSTKEVVIAYDALAVVVHPSNKISNLTREQLEGIFTGKIKNWKEVGGADMKIVAYSRETSSGTYEFFKESVLKNKNYMNGILSMPATGAIIQSVSQTKGAIGYVGLAYINKEVKPIHVSYDAGKTFTEPSFENAKSKAYPIVRPLFYYYDVKNEGKVKPFIDYILSAEGQATVKQVGYIPVK